In a single window of the Sylvia atricapilla isolate bSylAtr1 chromosome 22, bSylAtr1.pri, whole genome shotgun sequence genome:
- the MRPS16 gene encoding small ribosomal subunit protein bS16m, producing the protein MVQLGSRLLRGSRGGHVVIRFALGGCTNRPFFRIVAANSRRPRDGKYLEQLGCLDPLPNAHGEKVAGINLERLRYWLGCGAQLSRPAEKLLGLAGFLPLHPMTVTGAERLRRRRQREQQPEAAPADGSAEPGTGTAP; encoded by the exons atgGTGCAGCTCG GGAGCCGCCTCCTGAGGGGCAGCCGCGGCGGCCACGTCGTAATCCGCTTCGCGCTCGGGGGCTGCACCAACCGGCCGTTCTTCCGCATCGTGGCGGCCAACAGCAGGCGCCCCCGCGACGGGAAGTACCTGGAGCAGCTCGGCTGCCTTGACCCGCTGCCCAACGCGCACGGCGAGAAGGTGGCGGGGATCAACCTGGAGCGGCTGCGGTACTGGCTGGGCTGCGGCGCGCAGCTGTCCCGGCCCGCCGAGAAGCTCCTGG GGCTGGCGGGGTTCCTGCCGCTGCACCCCATGACGGTGACCGGCGCCGAGAGGCTGCGCCGGAGACGACAGCGCGAGCAGCAGCCCGAGGCTGCCCCTGCGGACGGCTCGGCCGAGCCCGGTACCGGCACCGCGCCCTGA